The Sphingobium sp. BYY-5 genome contains a region encoding:
- a CDS encoding flagellar basal body L-ring protein FlgH: protein MHLYPATIAAVSLIALAASPVGAAKKTKRDTERDYYAPVVAQPAAPPANGSIFQTSIGYTPLTSGARATAVGDVVTIVLVERTQASKSTSADTNRNGSLGLNPPTTGVLSKAFSASDVAMGGQNSFTGKGAASQSNALTGEITVTVAQVYPNGTMLVKGEKALTLNRGDEFIQISGLVRQADIAPDNRIASTRVADAKIIYKGKGEIANASRQGWLQRFFSALSPF from the coding sequence ATGCACCTGTACCCCGCCACCATCGCCGCTGTCTCGCTGATCGCACTGGCCGCCTCGCCCGTCGGGGCCGCCAAGAAGACCAAGCGCGACACCGAGCGCGATTATTATGCGCCGGTCGTGGCGCAACCGGCCGCGCCGCCCGCGAACGGTTCCATCTTCCAGACATCGATCGGCTATACCCCGCTGACCAGCGGCGCGCGGGCCACAGCCGTCGGCGACGTCGTCACCATCGTCCTGGTCGAACGCACCCAGGCGAGCAAGAGCACCAGCGCCGACACCAACCGCAACGGATCGCTGGGCCTGAACCCGCCGACGACCGGCGTGCTCTCCAAGGCCTTTTCCGCCAGCGATGTCGCCATGGGCGGCCAGAACAGCTTCACGGGCAAGGGCGCCGCCAGCCAGTCCAACGCGCTGACCGGCGAGATCACCGTCACGGTGGCGCAGGTCTATCCGAACGGCACCATGCTGGTGAAGGGCGAGAAGGCGCTGACGCTCAATCGCGGCGACGAATTTATCCAGATAAGCGGCCTCGTCCGTCAGGCCGACATCGCGCCCGACAACCGCATCGCGTCGACCCGCGTGGCCGACGCCAAGATTATTTACAAGGGCAAGGGCGAAATCGCGAACGCCAGCCGTCAGGGCTGGCTGCA